A single region of the Sorghum bicolor cultivar BTx623 chromosome 9, Sorghum_bicolor_NCBIv3, whole genome shotgun sequence genome encodes:
- the LOC8061057 gene encoding pentatricopeptide repeat-containing protein At4g33170, with protein MLRSLSFLLLHSSLHSRQSPSRLLSSAASSRGTLGGRAHGTVSAVLEIVGPIELLFPAFEARLYVRLVRRCARGALAAGAAAAHAHIVKRGFACDMLVSNVLLDSYAKGGSLAAGRQLFDEMPHRDVVSWCTVISAHVSRGIFVEAIGLFKDLLSSDQVKPNQFVISSVLNACARLGVMELGLMVHALVVKCGLGVDRFVEVGLVDMYAKCGNTGDAFRLFNEIPMKGSVAWNAMIYGFVENGCLVEAAELFRDMHKIGMSMDVVTLRVVAGVAAVLGSFDLSRNIHVYALKVGLGVDCFVVSELIKSAGMVGETQYIGKLVAAVRKRDGSLYSLAISSYHSNGCQDEAVKLAERFLSSGLSLREGDMVTVVGICQIEEEVRQMHAFTLKTGGFCYTNVCNALMSVYSELGSLMCAESIFKTMQSPDVVSWSGVMAGCVKNLQFERACSYFRQLSNTGAPLDQHCVVTVINACTGLQDLDKGRQIHSFALKLGLLLADFISASLVNMYAKCHCIEGAAELFTHALFPRNLVVTNAMLSGYCWNFLPDKALLLFCREYQFGLCPDRFTFSTILGACSDIRAKQAGEQIHGYLVKIGSENLDVIVGNAIIDLYVKCGCISSACRFFHSMKSRNINSYAMLMLGYIQNRCSDEALHLFSKMQHSGLRANRVTFARILRGCRDLCAIDLGRQLHASIIKMGLLSDVYVTNALVGMYKATDIQTESRRNSEETLTGNVSEQDTTDSFSSEQSYVSSTLEELGLFTLDEENDHVTSANAWKIYTGAASQFYGTPLPIHVVGHEFGINNNNGNKLSLNYKDSSYKGNINGSVKLYNLLQEDSTKSDHFVVIIFVDSRNLKMRDARFVNVEPLKRYGDLPALGFPP; from the coding sequence ATGTTAAGGTCTCTCTCTTTCCTCCTACTCCACTCATCGCTCCACTCCAGGCAGAGCCCATCTAGACTCCTCTCTTCTGCCGCCTCCTCCCGTGGTACCCTAGGCGGCCGCGCGCATGGAACCGTCTCTGCCGTACTGGAGATCGTCGGCCCCATCGAGCTTCTGTTCCCGGCCTTCGAGGCGCGCCTCTATGTGCGCCTCGtgcggcgctgcgcgcgcggcgCGCTCGCCGCGGGCGCCGCCGCTGCCCACGCGCACATCGTCAAACGAGGATTTGCGTGCGACATGCTCGTATCCAACGTCCTGCTGGATTCTTACGCCAAAGGAGGCTCTCTTGCGGCCGGACGCCAGCTGTTCGACGAAATGCCACACAGGGACGTCGTGTCCTGGTGTACCGTCATTTCCGCGCACGTTAGCCGCGGGATCTTCGTCGAGGCCATCGGATTATTTAAGGACTTATTGTCCTCTGATCAGGTGAAGCCAAATCAGTTTGTCATCTCATCCGTACTGAACGCCTGTGCCAGGTTGGGTGTCATGGAGCTTGGGCTCATGGTGCATGCATTGGTGGTCAAGTGTGGCTTGGGTGTCGATAGGTTTGTAGAAGTTGGATTAGTGGACATGTATGCGAAATGTGGCAACACGGGTGATGCTTTTAGGCTGTTCAATGAGATTCCGATGAAGGGCTCTGTTGCTTGGAATGCAATGATTTATGGTTTTGTCGAGAATGGTTGTTTAGTGGAGGCTGCTGAGCTTTTCCGGGATATGCATAAAATTGGCATGTCAATGGATGTGGTGACCTTGAGGGTAGTAGCTGGTGTTGCTGCTGTTCTTGGATCATTTGATCTTTCTAGGAACATTCATGTTTATGCTCTTAAAGTGGGCTTGGGAGTAGACTGTTTTGTTGTGTCTGAACTCATCAAGTCAGCCGGGATGGTAGGTGAAACTCAGTATATTGGAAAGCTTGTTGCTGCAGTTAGAAAGCGTGACGGATCTTTGTATTCTTTGGCTATTTCAAGCTATCACTCAAATGGTTGTCAGGATGAAGCAGTGAAACTTGCAGAAAGGTTTCTTTCTTCAGGTCTCAGCTTAAGGGAAGGAGACATGGTTACAGTGGTAGGCATATGTCAAATAGAAGAGGAGGTTCGACAAATGCATGCTTTTACTCTGAAAACCGGAGGCTTCTGTTATACTAACGTATGCAATGCCCTTATGTCAGTATATTCTGAACTTGGATCACTGATGTGTGCGGAATCAATCTTCAAAACTATGCAATCACCAGATGTTGTATCATGGTCTGGAGTGATGGCAGGTTGTGTCAAGAACCTCCAATTTGAAAGAGCGTGCAGTTACTTTAGGCAGTTAAGCAACACTGGAGCACCGCTAGATCAGCATTGTGTTGTTACTGTCATAAATGCATGTACTGGTCTTCAGGACTTGGATAAGGGAAGGCAGATACACTCGTTTGCTCTTAAACTTGGGCTACTGCTTGCTGATTTCATCAGTGCATccctagtaaacatgtatgcaaAGTGCCATTGCATTGAGGGTGCTGCTGAGTTATTCACCCATGCATTGTTTCCACGGAATTTAGTTGTAACTAATGCCatgctctctggatattgctGGAATTTCCTGCCAGATAAAGCTCTGCTGCTATTTTGCAGGGAATATCAGTTTGGTCTGTGTCCTGATCGATTCACTTTCTCAACTATTCTTGGTGCATGTTCTGATATAAGAGCAAAGCAGGCTGGCGAGCAGATCCATGGCTACCTTGTAAAGATTGGTTCTGAAAATCTGGATGTCATTGTTGGAAATGCTATCATAGACCTTTATGTCAAGTGTGGATGCATTTCTAGTGCCTGTAGATTCTTTCATAGCATGAAGAGTAGGAACATCAATTCATATGCCATGTTAATGTTGGGTTATATTCAGAACAGATGCAGTGATGAAGCTCTTCATCTTTTCTCTAAGATGCAGCACAGTGGACTGCGTGCAAACCGTGTCACCTTTGCAAGAATCTTACGGGGATGTCGCGATCTTTGTGCTATTGATTTAGGAAGACAACTGCATGCTTCCATCATAAAGATGGGTCTGCTTTCTGATGTATATGTCACAAATGCACTTGTGGGAATGTACAAAGCAACTGACATTCAGACTGAATCAAGAAGAAACTCTGAAGAAACGTTGACAGGAAATGTTTCAGAACAGGATACCACAGATAGTTTCAGTTCAGAACAAAGCTATGTGAGCAGCactcttgaagaacttggactgTTCACATTGGATGAAGAGAATGACCATGTAACTTCTGCCAATGCGTGGAAGATCTACACTGGTGCTGCTTCTCAATTCTATGGAACTCCACTTCCCATTCATGTGGTTGGACATGAATTTGGAATCAATAACAACAATGGGAATAAGCTTTCGCTAAATTACAAGGATTCCAGCTACAAGGGAAATATAAATGGATCTGTTAAGTTATATAACTTGTTGCAAGAGGACAGCACCAAATCTGATCACTTTGTCGTCATTATTTTTGTTGATAGTAGGAATTTAAAGATGAGGGATGCAAGATTTGTTAATGTGGAACCGCTGAAACGATATGGTGATCTCCCAGCACTTGGGTTTCCTCCTTGA
- the LOC110430374 gene encoding uncharacterized protein LOC110430374, giving the protein MILWPSSTSATPTSAESASWRKKRYGWFPVIWKMTPGFGSSKSSTMKAPRHGVASPSSCTCASNRPHAPTCSIRYPLVLTTPYASLLMCPHSWIASGCVSRRRTRRNMNVERLYASGQQHGDSWHAAKRRLFMQQKHLRSKQRCAYKHQSGSSVLPVTFQVWCLPATTMATQRPAPPAVQPVPRIAVAISSVQAPNGLVGCYVLLFSAHATLVVGSFPWDPGRSRHLPRPLSL; this is encoded by the exons ATGATCCTGTGGCCTTCGTCAACCAGTGCGACTCCTACTTCCGCCGAGAGCGCATCATGGAGGAAGAAAAGGTATGGCTGGTTTCCTGTAATTTGGAAGATGACGCCCGGGTTTGGTTCCTCCAAGTCCAGCACGATGAAGGCACCCCGGCATGGCGTCGCTTCACCGAGCTCCTGCACCTGCGCTTCAAATCGCCCCCATGCCCCAACCTGCTCCATCAGGTATCCCTTGGTGTTGACAACACCCTACGCATCCTTGCTGATGTGTCCACACAGCTGGATCGCCTCAGGGTGCGTCTCCAGGCGAAGGACAAGGAGGAACATGAACGTCGAGCGGCTGTACGCCTCCGGGCAGCAGCACGGGGACTCCTGGCACGCCGCCAAGCGCAGGCTTTTCATGCAACAAAAGCATCTAAGGAGCAAGCAGCGGTGCGCCTACAAGCATCAGT CCGGCTCGTCTGTTCTTCCTGTGACGTTCCAGGTCTGGTGTCTTCCAGCAACAACCATGGCAACGCAGCGACCAGCACCACCGGCGGTTCAACCTGTGCCACGAATTGCAGTGGCCATCTCATCTGTTCAGGCGCCCAACGGACTCGTTGGCTGCTACGTCCTCCTCTTTTCAGCCCACGCGACGCTAGTTGTTGGGTCTTTCCCATGGGATCCAGGACGCTCTCGGCACCTTCCTCGACCACTATCACtgtag